One Felis catus isolate Fca126 chromosome D1, F.catus_Fca126_mat1.0, whole genome shotgun sequence DNA segment encodes these proteins:
- the LRRC4C gene encoding leucine-rich repeat-containing protein 4C, whose protein sequence is MLNKMTLHPQQIMIGPRFNRALFDPLLVVLLALQLLVVAGLVRAQTCPSVCSCSNQFSKVICVRKNLREVPDGISTNTRLLNLHENQIQIIKVNSFKHLRHLEILQLSRNHIRTIEIGAFNGLANLNTLELFDNRLTTIPNGAFVYLSKLKELWLRNNPIESIPSYAFNRIPSLRRLDLGELKRLSYISEGAFEGLSNLRYLNLAMCNLREIPNLTPLIKLDELDLSGNHLSAIRPGSFQGLMHLQKLWMIQSQIQVIERNAFDNLQSLVEINLAHNNLTLLPHDLFTPLHHLERIHLHHNPWNCNCDILWLSWWIKDMAPSNTACCARCNTPPNLKGRYIGELDQNYFTCYAPVIVEPPADLNVTEGMAAELKCRASTSLTSVSWITPNGTVMTHGAYKVRIAVLSDGTLNFTNVTVQDTGMYTCMVSNSVGNTTASATLNVTAATTTPFSYFSTVTVETMEPSQDEARTTDNNVGPTPVIDWETTNVTTSLTPQSTRSTEKTFTIPVTDINSGIPGIDEVMKTTKIIIGCFVAITLMAAVMLVIFYKMRKQHHRQNHHAPTRTVEIINVDDEITGDTPMESHLPMPAIEHEHLNHYNSYKSPFNHTTTVNTINSIHSSVHEPLLIRMNSKDNVQETQI, encoded by the coding sequence ATGTTGAACAAGATGACCTTACATCCACAGCAGATAATGATAGGTCCTAGGTTTAACAGGGCCCTATTCGACCCCCTGCTTGTGGTGCTGCTGGCTCTTCAACTTCTTGTGGTGGCTGGTCTGGTGCGGGCTCAAACCTGCCCTTCTGTCTGCTCCTGCAGCAACCAGTTCAGCAAGGTGATTTGCGTCCGGAAAAACCTACGTGAGGTTCCAGATGGCATCTCCACCAACACTCGACTGCTGAACCTCCATGAGAACCAAATCCAGATCATCAAAGTGAATAGCTTCAAGCACTTGAGGCACCTGGAAATCCTACAATTGAGTAGGAATCATATTAGAACGATTGAAATCGGGGCCTTCAATGGTCTGGCAAACCTCAATACTCTGGAACTCTTTGACAATCGTCTTACCACCATCCCAAATGGAGCTTTTGTATATTTGTCTAAACTGAAGGAGCTCTGGTTGAGAAACAACCCCATTGAAAGCATTCCTTCTTATGCTTTTAACAGAATCCCCTCTTTGCGCCGACTAGACTTAGGGGAATTGAAAAGGCTTTCATACATCTCAGAAGGTGCCTTTGAAGGTCTGTCCAACTTGAGATATTTGAACCTTGCCATGTGCAACCTCCGTGAAATCCCTAACCTTACACCTCTCATAAAACTAGATGAGCTGGATCTTTCTGGGAATCACTTGTCGGCCATCAGGCCTGGCTCTTTCCAGGGACTGATGCACCTTCAAAAACTGTGGATGATACAGTCCCAGATTCAAGTGATCGAACGGAATGCCTTTGATAACCTTCAGTCACTAGTGGAGATAAACTTGGCACACAACAATCTAACATTACTGCCTCATGACCTCTTCACACCCTTGCATCATCTAGAGCGGATACACTTACATCACAACCCTTGGAACTGTAACTGTGACATACTTTGGCTCAGCTGGTGGATAAAAGACATGGCCCCCTCCAACACAGCTTGTTGTGCTCGATGTAACACCCCTCCCAATCTGAAAGGGAGGTACATCGGGGAGCTTGACCAGAATTATTTCACATGCTATGCTCCTGTGATTGTGGAGCCCCCAGCTGACCTCAATGTCACTGAGGGCATGGCAGCTGAGTTGAAATGTCGGGCCTCCACGTCCCTGACCTCTGTATCATGGATTACTCCAAATGGAACGGTCATGACACATGGGGCATACAAAGTGAGGATAGCTGTGCTCAGTGACGGCACATTAAATTTCACGAATGTAACCGTACAAGATACAGGCATGTACACGTGTATGGTGAGTAATTCCGTTGGAAATACCACTGCTTCAGCCACCCTGAATGTTACTGCAGCAACCACTACTCCCTTCTCTTACTTTTCAACCGTCACAGTAGAGACTATGGAACCTTCTCAGGATGAGGCACGGACCACAGATAACAACGTGGGCCCCACTCCAGTGATCGACTGGGAGACCACCAACGTGACCACCTCTCTCACGCCACAGAGCACAAGGTCAACAGAAAAAACATTCACCATCCCAGTGACCGATATAAACAGTGGGATCCCAGGAATTGATGAGGTCATGAAGACCACCAAAATCATCATTGGCTGTTTTGTGGCCATCACACTCATGGCTGCAGTGATGCTGGTCATTTTCTACAAGATGAGGAAGCAGCACCATCGGCAAAACCATCACGCCCCTACAAGAACTGTTGAAATCATTAATGTGGATGATGAGATTACAGGAGACACACCCATGGAAAGCCACCTGCCCATGCCTGCTATTGAGCATGAGCACCTAAATCACTATAACTCTTACAAATCTCCCTTCAACCACACAACAACAGTTAACACAATAAATTCAATACACAGTTCAGTGCATGAACCGTTATTGATCCGAATGAACTCTAAAGACAATGTACAAGAGACTCAAATCTAA